The Gemmata palustris genome includes a region encoding these proteins:
- a CDS encoding VWA domain-containing protein, with product MNETTTTKKNEFVFRRVSDSFDQFSGDAIGAFAGNIYCQVLLALVVLALVARVTYKYANAAKHQPGAKDPVAAKLRSGFWLFLITYVVVGMYFYNVRDAEPAKGTGETLSTGSAGNVVKWYALTIGLFALGSVFVVFMYLKDTRTVRWYFAGPLALMRITVYAILCFVFLLPAMQTWEDTNKQSRVVLLLDISPSVTDVTDEIGSGAAKKSRTRMDILIEFLTDEKVAFLKNLLEKNPVAVYAFGTRLDESPTMIGQGDAGWSRADWEAFRKYDFKPFVLRGLSEAGKTQIRGVREWGDGPGTADWAQTWFARKADAELKSFSGLESEDDITALRKNLEKLDKRIDVARTITMGTNVPDSISAAINRESSNMVQGIIVLSDGRSNLGSDSSYVELRDRAVREKIPVFTITVGEERSSAAITITDVQAPDSAPIDEAWKIIVEADGVNLANKEVEVFLDLWLPGRDIKAVGPDHQITQKLTFAPGDPPHGQTEFVIDPAKLPETLTVESKDAAIKKRVLPEGKWSARARIAKDPLEAFPDPEHISAVREVNVVQQKLRILLMAGAPSREFSFLRTLLVREVMDKRASLTTFVQNDAGTTGKLTAEQDELVIPRFPTKFDLKPAIKDDPEKAYNLNEYDVIVAFDPDWSELSVQQAEDLRRWVKEGGGGLIYVAGPINTFQLARVEKDSRLDPVLDVLPVQPADIIAVRFKGTPRTPRRLYLNSKAIIGSDLLKLDDKVADDPVAGWERFFTDREKYVPDGDLKSELFPARGFFSCYPLKADVGIGGVKAGSAVLAEFADVGDTGELVKLPYLVTNNPSASWRTCFLASGEFYKMRVFEPGEGTGREYFERIWIKMIKYMAGKRNIKAPRGRVLVAKEAVSGAPLRVQARVLNESARPYDITAAAPKFTIVQEPAGGGDKRSFGPFDLAPKTNPGGAFDGYYGGQVLLDPKTFAAGEALYRVEIDVPDSSEKLSGEFKIRAADPEMDNKKPDFPSMLRMASEFDKDFQARLPDKVKVEFGTKLPKDAGVHRLAFKVGEPELLKLIPECMVTKKVSTQNRGPVNDLWDRGFDMPTWTPESEGTNKYLASWWSGQRLSVVMLAVIFLLSFEWLGRKLLRLA from the coding sequence ATGAACGAAACAACGACGACGAAAAAGAACGAGTTCGTGTTCCGGCGCGTGTCCGACTCGTTCGACCAGTTCAGCGGAGACGCGATCGGCGCTTTCGCCGGGAACATTTACTGTCAGGTGCTCCTGGCCCTCGTGGTCCTCGCGCTGGTCGCGCGCGTCACGTACAAGTACGCGAACGCCGCCAAGCACCAGCCCGGCGCGAAGGACCCGGTCGCGGCGAAGCTCCGGTCCGGGTTCTGGCTCTTCCTGATTACTTACGTCGTGGTCGGGATGTACTTCTACAACGTCCGCGACGCGGAGCCGGCGAAGGGCACGGGCGAGACCCTCTCGACGGGCAGCGCCGGGAACGTCGTGAAGTGGTACGCCCTCACGATCGGGCTGTTCGCGCTCGGCTCGGTCTTCGTCGTCTTCATGTACCTCAAGGACACGCGGACCGTGCGGTGGTACTTCGCCGGCCCGCTCGCTCTCATGCGGATCACGGTGTACGCGATCCTCTGCTTCGTCTTCCTGCTCCCCGCGATGCAGACCTGGGAGGACACCAACAAGCAGTCGCGCGTCGTCCTCCTGCTCGACATCAGCCCGAGCGTGACTGATGTGACCGACGAGATCGGCTCCGGGGCCGCGAAGAAGTCCCGGACCCGGATGGACATCCTCATCGAGTTCCTGACGGACGAGAAGGTCGCGTTCCTGAAGAACCTCCTGGAGAAGAACCCGGTCGCGGTCTACGCCTTCGGCACGCGGCTCGACGAGTCCCCGACGATGATCGGGCAGGGCGACGCGGGGTGGTCCAGGGCGGACTGGGAAGCGTTCCGCAAGTACGACTTCAAGCCGTTCGTGCTCCGCGGGCTCTCGGAGGCTGGCAAGACTCAAATCCGGGGCGTGCGGGAATGGGGCGACGGCCCCGGGACCGCGGACTGGGCACAGACCTGGTTCGCGCGCAAGGCCGACGCGGAGTTGAAGTCGTTCTCGGGCCTCGAGTCGGAGGACGATATCACGGCCCTGCGCAAGAATCTGGAGAAGCTCGACAAGCGGATCGATGTGGCCCGCACCATCACGATGGGCACCAACGTTCCCGACTCGATTTCCGCCGCGATCAACCGCGAGTCGTCCAACATGGTGCAGGGCATCATCGTGTTGTCGGACGGCCGGAGCAACCTCGGGTCGGATTCGAGTTACGTCGAGCTCCGGGACCGCGCGGTCCGCGAAAAGATCCCGGTGTTCACGATCACCGTCGGCGAGGAGCGGTCCTCGGCCGCGATCACCATCACCGACGTCCAGGCTCCCGATAGCGCACCGATCGACGAGGCGTGGAAGATCATCGTCGAGGCCGACGGCGTGAACCTCGCGAACAAGGAAGTCGAAGTGTTCCTCGACCTCTGGTTGCCGGGCCGCGACATCAAGGCCGTGGGGCCGGACCATCAGATCACGCAGAAGCTCACGTTCGCGCCCGGCGACCCGCCGCACGGCCAGACCGAGTTCGTCATCGACCCGGCCAAGTTGCCGGAAACGCTCACCGTCGAGTCGAAGGACGCGGCCATCAAGAAGCGCGTGCTCCCCGAGGGCAAGTGGTCCGCGCGCGCCCGGATCGCCAAAGACCCGCTCGAGGCGTTCCCGGACCCGGAGCACATCAGCGCCGTGCGCGAGGTCAACGTCGTCCAACAGAAGCTCCGCATCCTCCTGATGGCCGGTGCCCCGTCGCGCGAGTTCAGCTTCCTCCGCACGCTGCTGGTCCGCGAGGTGATGGACAAGCGCGCGTCGCTCACCACGTTCGTGCAGAACGACGCCGGTACGACCGGCAAGCTCACCGCCGAGCAGGACGAACTCGTCATCCCGCGGTTCCCGACGAAGTTCGACCTGAAGCCCGCGATCAAGGACGACCCGGAGAAGGCGTACAACCTCAACGAGTACGACGTGATCGTGGCGTTCGACCCGGACTGGTCGGAGCTCTCGGTCCAGCAGGCCGAGGACCTCCGCCGGTGGGTCAAGGAGGGGGGCGGCGGGCTCATTTACGTCGCCGGGCCGATCAACACGTTCCAGCTCGCCCGCGTCGAGAAGGACAGCCGACTCGACCCGGTCCTGGACGTCCTGCCGGTCCAACCGGCCGACATCATCGCCGTGCGGTTCAAGGGGACCCCGCGGACCCCGCGGCGCCTCTACCTGAACTCGAAGGCGATCATCGGTTCGGACCTGCTGAAGCTCGACGACAAGGTCGCGGACGACCCCGTCGCCGGGTGGGAGCGGTTCTTCACCGACCGCGAAAAGTACGTCCCGGACGGTGACCTCAAGTCGGAACTGTTCCCGGCCCGCGGCTTCTTCTCGTGCTACCCGCTCAAGGCGGACGTTGGCATCGGCGGGGTCAAAGCCGGTAGCGCGGTGCTCGCGGAGTTCGCCGACGTGGGCGACACGGGGGAACTCGTCAAGCTCCCCTATCTGGTGACGAATAACCCGTCCGCGTCCTGGCGCACCTGCTTCCTCGCGTCGGGCGAGTTCTACAAGATGCGCGTGTTCGAGCCCGGCGAGGGCACGGGCCGCGAGTACTTCGAGCGCATCTGGATCAAGATGATTAAGTACATGGCGGGCAAGCGGAACATCAAGGCCCCGCGCGGGCGCGTGCTGGTCGCGAAGGAGGCCGTCTCCGGCGCCCCGCTCCGCGTCCAGGCCCGCGTCCTCAACGAGAGCGCCCGGCCCTACGACATCACCGCGGCCGCGCCGAAGTTCACCATCGTCCAGGAGCCCGCGGGCGGGGGCGACAAGCGCTCGTTCGGCCCGTTCGACCTGGCGCCCAAGACGAACCCCGGCGGCGCGTTCGACGGCTACTACGGCGGCCAAGTTCTGCTCGACCCGAAGACCTTCGCCGCCGGCGAGGCGCTCTACCGCGTCGAGATCGACGTCCCGGACTCGTCCGAAAAGCTGTCCGGCGAGTTCAAGATCCGCGCGGCCGACCCGGAAATGGACAACAAGAAACCCGACTTCCCGTCGATGCTCCGGATGGCCAGCGAGTTCGACAAGGACTTCCAGGCCCGGTTGCCGGACAAGGTGAAGGTCGAATTCGGAACCAAGCTCCCGAAGGACGCCGGGGTCCACCGTCTCGCGTTCAAGGTCGGCGAGCCCGAACTGCTGAAACTGATCCCCGAGTGCATGGTGACCAAGAAGGTGAGCACGCAGAACCGCGGACCGGTGAACGACCTGTGGGACCGCGGGTTCGACATGCCGACCTGGACCCCGGAGAGCGAGGGCACCAACAAGTACCTGGCCTCGTGGTGGTCCGGTCAGCGGCTCTCGGTCGTCATGCTGGCGGTCATCTTCCTGCTCTCGTTCGAGTGGCTGGGCCGCAAGCTCCTCCGCTTGGCGTAA
- a CDS encoding PDZ domain-containing protein gives MTFTVPRTARPWGTVVAAALLAAPVSAQPKPDINEATEKAMKAASAKVAPSLVKIETTGGAETVSDKKGAGPGIRKGVGPTTGLVVSPDGFIISSAFNFANKPANIFVTVPGRDRVVAKIVANDQSRMLTLLKIELKDLPVPDAVPKKDVEIGQWGLSLGRTLDNSVDHPPSMSAGIVSATNRIWGKAIQTDAKTSPVNYGGALVSIEGRVYGVIVPASNRAEGETAGVDVYDGGIGFAVPLEDVLASLPRLKAGQDLRRGLLGVQPKGEGVYNPAVIGAIQPDSAAARAGLQVNDKIVELNGKKVQDYSALQHILGPLYEGDEIALKAVRGDKEMEFKGIKLLGTTTAYVKAYLGILPMRDDPGPGVEVRFVYPKSPAEAAGIKVGDRIMKFGATAQPVQNRATFLAAIQTLTPGVEVKVEVKRKEGGKVETVSAKLTPVPDEVPEKLPLPSSAGKALEGQPKPKDPPKDPFPKDPFPPKGLSDVRADAGGQDEKKGDKKDEKKDKPKVETGYLTRTNEALGREYWVYIPDNYDPNVSHGLIVWFHPAGQGGKDGEKMSKTFRDFAEDNHFIVMGPKSNGADGWVASETELVVQDVKTVLGQYTIDRTRVVAHGMASGGQMAFYVGFNARDVFRGVCTVGATLGTAPKDNVANQPLSFFITGGDKDPLIKEIVEHKNLLIEKRFPVIFREMKESGKEYFDETTFKDFQNWIDSLDRI, from the coding sequence ATGACATTCACAGTACCCAGAACCGCGCGGCCGTGGGGCACGGTGGTCGCCGCGGCTCTGCTCGCCGCGCCGGTTTCGGCGCAACCGAAGCCGGACATCAACGAGGCGACCGAGAAGGCGATGAAGGCGGCCTCCGCGAAGGTCGCGCCGTCGCTCGTGAAGATCGAAACCACTGGCGGGGCCGAAACCGTTTCGGACAAGAAGGGGGCCGGGCCGGGCATCCGCAAGGGTGTCGGGCCGACCACGGGGCTGGTCGTCTCCCCGGACGGGTTCATCATCTCCAGCGCGTTCAACTTCGCGAACAAACCCGCCAACATCTTCGTGACCGTGCCCGGGCGCGACCGTGTCGTCGCGAAGATCGTCGCCAACGACCAGTCGCGCATGCTCACGCTCCTCAAGATCGAGCTGAAAGACCTGCCCGTTCCCGACGCGGTCCCGAAAAAGGACGTCGAAATTGGTCAGTGGGGGCTGTCGCTCGGGCGCACGCTCGACAACAGCGTGGACCACCCGCCGTCGATGAGCGCGGGCATCGTGAGCGCGACCAACCGCATTTGGGGCAAGGCGATTCAGACCGACGCGAAGACCTCGCCCGTGAACTACGGCGGGGCACTCGTCTCCATCGAGGGGCGCGTGTACGGTGTCATCGTTCCCGCCTCGAACCGCGCCGAGGGCGAGACGGCCGGAGTGGACGTGTACGACGGCGGGATCGGGTTCGCGGTCCCGCTGGAAGACGTTCTCGCGTCGCTGCCGCGTTTGAAGGCGGGACAGGACTTGCGCCGCGGGTTGCTCGGGGTGCAGCCCAAGGGCGAGGGAGTGTACAACCCGGCCGTGATCGGGGCCATTCAACCGGACTCCGCGGCCGCACGAGCCGGGCTCCAGGTCAATGACAAGATCGTCGAACTCAACGGCAAGAAGGTCCAAGACTATTCGGCCCTCCAGCACATTTTGGGGCCGCTGTACGAGGGCGACGAGATCGCGCTTAAAGCGGTGCGCGGCGACAAGGAGATGGAGTTCAAGGGGATCAAGCTGCTCGGCACGACGACCGCATACGTCAAAGCGTACCTCGGCATCCTGCCGATGCGGGACGACCCGGGTCCGGGGGTCGAGGTCCGCTTCGTGTACCCGAAGAGCCCGGCCGAGGCCGCGGGGATCAAGGTCGGCGACCGCATCATGAAGTTCGGCGCGACCGCGCAACCCGTTCAGAACCGCGCCACGTTCCTGGCGGCGATCCAAACCCTCACGCCCGGCGTCGAGGTCAAGGTGGAGGTGAAGCGGAAGGAGGGCGGAAAGGTCGAAACGGTGTCCGCGAAGCTCACCCCGGTGCCCGACGAAGTGCCGGAAAAGCTCCCGCTGCCGTCCTCCGCGGGCAAGGCGCTCGAGGGGCAGCCCAAGCCGAAAGACCCGCCCAAAGACCCGTTCCCCAAAGACCCGTTCCCGCCGAAGGGCCTGAGCGACGTGCGCGCGGACGCGGGTGGCCAAGACGAGAAGAAGGGCGACAAGAAAGACGAGAAGAAGGACAAGCCGAAGGTCGAAACGGGGTACCTGACGCGGACCAACGAGGCGCTCGGGCGCGAGTACTGGGTGTACATCCCGGACAACTACGACCCGAACGTGTCGCACGGGCTGATCGTGTGGTTCCACCCGGCCGGGCAGGGCGGTAAGGACGGCGAGAAGATGTCCAAGACTTTCCGCGATTTCGCCGAGGACAATCACTTCATCGTGATGGGACCGAAGTCCAACGGCGCCGACGGGTGGGTCGCGAGCGAAACGGAACTCGTGGTACAGGACGTGAAAACGGTGCTCGGTCAGTACACGATCGACCGCACCCGCGTCGTGGCCCACGGCATGGCGAGCGGCGGGCAGATGGCGTTCTACGTGGGGTTCAACGCCCGCGACGTGTTCCGCGGGGTTTGTACCGTGGGCGCGACGCTCGGCACCGCGCCCAAGGACAACGTGGCGAACCAACCGCTGTCGTTCTTCATTACGGGCGGGGACAAAGACCCGCTCATCAAGGAGATCGTGGAGCACAAGAACTTGCTCATCGAGAAGCGGTTCCCGGTGATCTTCCGCGAGATGAAGGAATCGGGCAAAGAGTATTTCGACGAGACCACGTTCAAGGACTTCCAGAACTGGATCGACTCGCTCGACCGGATCTGA
- a CDS encoding NPCBM/NEW2 domain-containing protein: MRFPRRAVALAAGLTVLALTGPGATGDDVTTSAGKKLNGKLVAVDAQGVMFAVGESKAQIPARDIVVVDLGNKVAPVPKDVTTFSEIELTDGSTFRVVKFSLKDKQFEADPVPGPQGLPLPKIELPMGAVFSAMKRADDAKVRDAWKKMLANRGKRDLYVIAQETGFTYIQGTVLSGTATGNRPFVTFEKEGGGKDELPLSRAAGLVFYQPQPPVIPATLCKVTDVFGNALTASAISIAPEGVSVTTVAGATIKYASTAALVKLDYALGNVAYLSDLDPQLELPEVPLIEKRLNPTAAYLKDRSLSNETIKLENQSFPKGVCIAPETVATFNLGGDYTQFKATVGIDENGANATSAARVTIEADGQVLFTEQLKRKDKPKGLVLAVKGVKQLRIIVEADTPLNGNYVTLAEARVQK; encoded by the coding sequence ATGCGATTCCCCCGCCGCGCAGTGGCTCTCGCCGCCGGACTCACGGTTCTTGCTCTTACCGGACCCGGTGCTACCGGCGACGACGTGACCACCAGTGCCGGCAAGAAGCTCAACGGGAAGCTCGTGGCCGTGGACGCTCAGGGCGTGATGTTCGCCGTGGGCGAGAGCAAGGCGCAGATCCCGGCGCGCGACATCGTGGTGGTCGATTTGGGGAACAAGGTCGCGCCGGTCCCGAAGGACGTGACGACCTTCTCCGAGATCGAACTGACCGACGGTTCGACGTTCCGCGTTGTGAAGTTCTCCCTGAAAGACAAACAGTTTGAGGCCGACCCGGTCCCGGGTCCGCAGGGCCTCCCCCTTCCGAAAATCGAGCTCCCGATGGGCGCGGTTTTTTCCGCGATGAAGCGGGCCGACGACGCGAAGGTGCGGGACGCCTGGAAGAAGATGCTGGCGAACCGCGGCAAGCGCGACCTGTACGTGATCGCACAAGAAACCGGCTTCACGTACATTCAGGGCACCGTGCTGAGCGGGACCGCGACGGGTAACAGGCCGTTCGTAACCTTCGAGAAGGAGGGCGGCGGGAAGGACGAGCTCCCGTTGTCGCGTGCGGCGGGGCTCGTGTTCTACCAGCCGCAACCGCCGGTCATCCCGGCGACGCTGTGCAAAGTGACCGACGTGTTCGGGAACGCGCTCACCGCGTCCGCGATCTCGATCGCACCCGAGGGCGTTTCCGTGACGACAGTGGCCGGCGCCACGATCAAGTACGCCTCGACCGCGGCCCTGGTGAAGCTCGATTACGCGCTCGGCAACGTCGCGTACCTGTCGGACCTCGACCCGCAGCTCGAACTGCCCGAGGTGCCGCTCATTGAGAAGCGCCTCAACCCGACCGCGGCGTACCTGAAGGACCGGTCCCTCTCGAACGAGACGATCAAACTGGAAAACCAGTCGTTCCCGAAGGGCGTGTGCATCGCCCCGGAAACGGTCGCGACGTTCAACCTCGGGGGCGACTACACGCAATTCAAGGCGACGGTCGGGATCGACGAGAACGGCGCGAACGCGACGAGCGCCGCCCGGGTGACCATTGAGGCCGACGGTCAGGTGCTGTTCACCGAACAACTGAAGCGAAAGGACAAACCCAAAGGGTTAGTTCTTGCCGTTAAGGGCGTCAAACAGTTGCGCATCATCGTCGAAGCGGACACGCCGCTCAACGGGAACTACGTCACGCTGGCCGAGGCTCGCGTCCAGAAGTGA
- a CDS encoding S1C family serine protease, with amino-acid sequence MFTRHSVFLAALAVLGAPALAPAADPFADTAEKANKKLVKIFGAGGFQRINNYGTGIVISKEGHVLTVASQLLDTTALVVHLYDGQRLPAQVIVTEPLLDVALIKIRPEGKKLEDPTGLDLDYFDFGAAAKRPPAGAGDWIIAMSNTFEIALRDEPLSVQRGVVSAYTKMAGRRGIFEFPYTGDVYVVDAITNNPGAAGGALLNRKGELLGIIGREIKNSLTETWMNYAIPVGGKVDVKEKVLTKDKDGRDVEEEKITTIAMPEFVTLALQGKYKPVVRKDVIGQGGYHGIVFVPNVLERTPAFIEDVVPGSPADKAGLRPDDLVSFVDGEPIVSIKAFDDFIKKHTRTGSKVRLEVRRGEALQTIEVDLGAHPPKPSKPVPPAPPTVPTPPKK; translated from the coding sequence ATGTTTACGCGACACTCCGTTTTCCTCGCGGCCCTGGCGGTTCTCGGCGCGCCGGCCCTCGCGCCCGCGGCCGACCCGTTCGCGGACACGGCGGAAAAGGCGAACAAGAAGCTCGTGAAGATCTTCGGCGCCGGCGGGTTCCAGCGCATCAACAACTACGGCACCGGGATCGTCATCAGCAAGGAGGGGCACGTCCTCACGGTCGCGAGCCAGTTGCTCGACACGACCGCGCTCGTCGTCCACCTCTACGACGGCCAGCGCCTCCCGGCGCAGGTGATCGTGACCGAACCGCTCCTCGACGTCGCGCTCATCAAGATCCGCCCGGAGGGGAAGAAGCTCGAGGACCCGACCGGGCTCGACCTCGACTACTTCGACTTCGGCGCGGCCGCGAAGCGCCCGCCCGCGGGCGCGGGCGACTGGATCATCGCCATGAGCAACACGTTCGAGATCGCGCTCCGCGACGAGCCGCTGAGCGTGCAGCGCGGGGTCGTCTCCGCGTACACGAAGATGGCCGGGCGCCGCGGGATCTTCGAGTTCCCGTACACCGGCGACGTGTACGTGGTGGACGCGATCACCAACAACCCCGGGGCCGCCGGCGGCGCGCTGCTCAACCGCAAGGGCGAACTGCTCGGCATCATCGGCCGCGAGATCAAGAACAGCCTGACCGAGACGTGGATGAACTACGCGATCCCGGTCGGCGGGAAGGTCGACGTGAAGGAAAAGGTGCTCACCAAGGACAAGGACGGCAGGGACGTCGAGGAGGAGAAAATCACCACGATCGCGATGCCGGAGTTCGTCACCCTGGCGCTGCAGGGCAAATACAAGCCGGTCGTTCGGAAGGACGTCATCGGGCAGGGCGGGTACCACGGGATCGTCTTCGTCCCCAACGTGCTCGAGCGCACGCCGGCGTTCATCGAGGACGTGGTGCCGGGCTCGCCCGCGGACAAGGCCGGGCTCCGCCCCGATGATCTCGTGAGCTTCGTCGACGGTGAGCCGATCGTGAGCATCAAGGCGTTCGACGATTTCATCAAGAAGCACACGCGAACGGGCAGCAAGGTCCGGCTCGAAGTGCGCCGCGGGGAGGCCCTCCAGACCATCGAGGTGGACCTCGGTGCCCACCCGCCCAAACCGAGCAAGCCGGTGCCCCCGGCCCCGCCGACCGTCCCGACCCCTCCGAAGAAGTAA
- a CDS encoding S1C family serine protease, whose product MSRFLRPSRLAAVAACAVVATAGLLVPVAPAAPLDVDKGVLDAQAQRIAAIKKVHPAVVAVCMPNGEGCGSGVLIDAEGYALTNFHVVQATGPLPRAGLADGVLYDAVVCGIDKVGDVALIRMVPKEKGKPFPFVKLGDSDKVRGGDWSLAMGNPFSLAMDFTPTVTYGLVSGVNRYQPPEGKGLLEYTDCIQIETSINPGNSGGPLFNMQGELIGINGRGSFEKRGRVNSGVGYAISINQIKNFMGHLRAGIDTDHATLGAFVASKSEDAPLAQMVVKQILDESDASRRGLENNDQLLEFAGRAMTSTNQFKNALGIYPKDWRLPVTIRRANEQKELLVRLMGNMEKEREKPPVPGEGPPQPAPPTPAPKATGEIAKMYEAKKGYSNWYFNALERDKLLAAFKKHGDFSTATGSWTIEGGFKMPDREGALRVEIAETKDTTKVTLKMNVETSLEPLKQTDIGLQKQPLGSGGLMTALYQYQRLLTLGAKGFEGEFAHGGNEPFYPYPADGSAPKSLAALRVDCAVIVSKHGSVNCKWFFSLKDATLLGFESYIAKDSKDAEADPCEVYFSDYKDVDGRKVPGRIEVRHADKRYAVLTPTKWTLGK is encoded by the coding sequence ATGAGCCGATTTCTTCGACCGTCCCGCCTCGCGGCGGTGGCCGCGTGTGCGGTCGTCGCGACCGCCGGTCTGCTGGTGCCGGTGGCCCCGGCGGCCCCGCTCGACGTGGACAAGGGCGTACTCGACGCCCAGGCCCAGCGCATCGCCGCGATCAAGAAGGTCCACCCGGCTGTGGTGGCGGTGTGCATGCCCAACGGGGAGGGGTGCGGGTCCGGCGTGCTCATCGACGCCGAGGGCTACGCGCTGACCAACTTCCACGTCGTCCAGGCGACCGGGCCGCTGCCCCGCGCGGGGCTCGCCGACGGCGTGCTCTACGACGCGGTCGTGTGCGGCATCGATAAGGTCGGGGACGTGGCCCTCATTCGCATGGTCCCGAAGGAGAAGGGCAAGCCGTTCCCGTTCGTGAAGCTCGGCGACAGCGACAAGGTGCGCGGGGGCGACTGGTCCCTCGCAATGGGCAACCCGTTCTCGCTGGCGATGGACTTCACCCCGACCGTGACCTACGGGCTCGTGAGCGGGGTGAACCGGTACCAGCCGCCCGAAGGGAAGGGGCTGCTCGAGTACACCGACTGCATCCAGATCGAGACCTCGATCAACCCCGGGAACTCGGGCGGCCCGCTGTTCAACATGCAGGGCGAACTGATCGGGATCAACGGGCGCGGGTCGTTCGAGAAGCGGGGCCGGGTGAACTCCGGCGTCGGGTACGCGATCTCGATCAACCAGATCAAGAACTTTATGGGCCACCTGCGGGCCGGGATCGACACGGACCACGCCACGCTCGGCGCGTTCGTCGCCAGCAAGTCCGAGGACGCCCCGCTCGCCCAGATGGTCGTGAAGCAGATCCTGGACGAGAGCGACGCCTCCCGGCGCGGGCTCGAGAACAACGACCAGTTGCTCGAGTTCGCCGGGCGCGCGATGACGAGCACGAACCAGTTCAAGAACGCGCTCGGGATCTACCCCAAAGATTGGCGCCTGCCGGTCACGATCCGCCGGGCGAACGAGCAGAAGGAGCTCCTGGTCCGGTTGATGGGGAACATGGAAAAGGAGCGGGAGAAGCCGCCGGTGCCCGGCGAGGGTCCGCCCCAACCGGCGCCCCCGACCCCGGCGCCGAAGGCGACCGGCGAGATCGCCAAAATGTACGAGGCGAAGAAGGGGTACTCGAACTGGTACTTCAACGCGCTCGAGCGCGACAAGTTGCTCGCCGCGTTCAAGAAGCACGGCGACTTCTCGACGGCCACCGGCTCGTGGACGATCGAGGGCGGGTTCAAGATGCCGGACCGCGAGGGGGCGCTGCGCGTCGAGATCGCCGAGACCAAGGACACGACCAAGGTCACGCTGAAGATGAACGTCGAAACCAGCCTCGAGCCGCTCAAGCAGACGGACATCGGGCTGCAGAAGCAGCCGCTCGGGAGCGGCGGGCTGATGACGGCCCTGTACCAGTACCAGCGGCTCCTGACGCTCGGCGCGAAGGGGTTCGAGGGCGAGTTCGCCCACGGCGGAAACGAGCCGTTCTACCCGTACCCGGCCGACGGCTCCGCGCCCAAGTCGCTCGCGGCGCTCCGCGTGGACTGCGCGGTGATCGTGAGCAAGCACGGCTCGGTCAACTGCAAGTGGTTCTTCTCGCTCAAAGACGCCACGCTCCTCGGGTTCGAGTCGTACATCGCGAAGGACTCGAAGGACGCCGAAGCGGACCCGTGCGAGGTGTACTTCTCCGACTACAAGGACGTGGACGGGCGCAAGGTGCCGGGCCGCATCGAGGTGCGCCACGCCGACAAGCGCTACGCGGTCCTCACCCCGACGAAGTGGACACTGGGCAAGTAA